GGGCGGAAGGCGTTGCGCACCTCGGGCCGGTCGAAGGCGATCCGCACCGTGCCCTGGTCGACGGCCCGGTGATACGTGACGTCTTTGAAGTCGAATCCTGGGATCTGCTGCCACCGCGATTCGTTGAAGAGCTCCGAAACCATCGTCATTCCTCCCTTGGGGAGTGTGAGCATACCGGTGGAGCGGCGCGCCGCACCCTTCCGGGAGAATTACAGCTCGGCTTCGGTCGCGAGGCGCAGGGGGGAGGGGGCGATGAGGTCGGTCCAGATGTACTGGTGATGCTCGATCACCCGGGGCGCGGGCAGGTGAGGGCGGTCGGCCAACGTGTGGGCATCGCTCACGACGACGACCGGAAAACCGCAGGCCACTGCGGAGCGCACGCACGCGTCGACGCAGAAGTCGGTCGCCCACCCGGAGATGAGCACGCGCTCGGCACCGAGTGCGATCAGCTCCTGCTCGAGCGTCGTTCCGTGGAACGGATCGTTGAGGGTCTTGTGGACGATGCGGTCGCACGGATCGCGGTCGAGTGTG
The Candidatus Binatia bacterium genome window above contains:
- a CDS encoding isochorismatase family protein, which gives rise to MDVLVVVDMQEDLRLGPPKYDLAGVVERINRLARRVRDRGGAVVFIQHDGGEGQDFKPGTPGWALLSTLDRDPCDRIVHKTLNDPFHGTTLEQELIALGAERVLISGWATDFCVDACVRSAVACGFPVVVVSDAHTLADRPHLPAPRVIEHHQYIWTDLIAPSPLRLATEAEL